In Pseudomonadota bacterium, a single window of DNA contains:
- a CDS encoding condensation domain-containing protein → MNTRHSLTLHERLAALTPAKQRLLLERLRAYGDSPSKSGRLVAFYQSAQPIEAERLRERCTSALPQHMVPQRFVQTTELALTATGKLDREAMRARLWTEDSPDAPSADLTTARNAIEQTLTDIWCEVLGFDEISVFDNFFEVGGDSLQIIRILSRAAKAGIRIKPDALFAHPTISALARVVQEEQTESTQPQKSSVRLEGELALTPIQHWFFNVFGTQSGHWNQSMLFRLEKPLAMGVLKTALDQLMQRHSALRTTFHVEGESVNATVNRSLASAVRLHALVANSNADQREEMRHEASRENAAMQLDRGPLLRAVLFTQCEPGYVLLCAHHLIVDAVSWQVMVADLEALLDGGEVAISGGITEWGEQLAKLERAGRFERSKAFWLAQAQHEATSLPATRAGGNDEGNCRWITRTLDSAHTQALVSERTKTLRASVQEVLLSAVVRTLLDWTEGETIAIDLEGHGRESLTDSVDISQTIGWYTTVFPVVFALTDTTWHGALKDVKERLRIVPDNGLSHGVLAYLSDDTPTRTALRAAPRSTVLFNYLGREESGDGRVLSLDDARFGQTRRADLTRAYQLELNAFVREGQLHIDWAYGPDQFETSVIDGLADRCMQGLDALLSGDSAESATVSTTDFPMAGLDQSALDTLSSQLDELDDLDDD, encoded by the coding sequence ATGAACACACGACACTCACTTACCCTTCACGAGCGTCTGGCGGCCTTAACACCGGCTAAACAACGGCTGTTGCTCGAACGCTTACGTGCATATGGCGATAGTCCATCCAAAAGCGGCCGACTCGTGGCGTTTTATCAATCCGCCCAACCGATCGAGGCGGAGCGCTTGCGCGAGCGCTGCACCAGCGCGCTTCCCCAGCATATGGTTCCTCAACGATTTGTGCAGACGACCGAGCTTGCTCTCACGGCCACGGGCAAACTTGATCGCGAAGCGATGCGGGCTCGGTTGTGGACGGAGGACTCGCCCGACGCGCCATCAGCTGATCTGACTACCGCACGTAACGCGATTGAGCAAACATTGACGGACATATGGTGTGAGGTACTGGGTTTTGATGAAATCAGTGTGTTCGATAACTTCTTCGAAGTGGGTGGCGACTCACTGCAGATAATCCGCATTCTGTCTCGGGCCGCGAAGGCGGGCATCCGCATTAAGCCGGACGCGCTGTTCGCTCATCCGACTATCTCGGCGCTCGCGCGGGTCGTGCAGGAGGAGCAGACTGAATCCACGCAACCGCAGAAGTCGTCGGTCCGCCTGGAAGGCGAGCTTGCGCTTACGCCCATTCAGCACTGGTTCTTCAATGTCTTTGGCACACAATCGGGCCACTGGAACCAGTCGATGTTGTTCAGGCTGGAAAAACCGTTGGCGATGGGGGTGCTCAAGACTGCCCTCGATCAACTCATGCAGCGTCACTCGGCATTACGCACCACGTTTCACGTTGAGGGTGAGTCGGTAAATGCCACGGTGAATCGTTCGTTGGCCAGTGCGGTGCGCCTACATGCGCTCGTAGCAAACTCTAACGCGGATCAGCGCGAGGAAATGCGGCACGAGGCCAGCCGTGAGAATGCCGCTATGCAACTTGACCGCGGGCCACTCCTGCGTGCCGTGCTATTCACTCAATGCGAACCGGGCTATGTCCTGCTTTGCGCGCACCATCTGATCGTGGACGCGGTGTCGTGGCAGGTGATGGTGGCGGACCTCGAGGCGTTGTTGGACGGCGGCGAGGTGGCGATCTCAGGTGGCATAACGGAGTGGGGCGAACAGTTGGCTAAACTTGAGCGAGCAGGGCGCTTCGAGCGGAGTAAAGCCTTTTGGCTCGCGCAAGCACAGCATGAGGCGACCAGCTTACCGGCCACGCGCGCCGGCGGTAATGACGAAGGGAACTGTCGTTGGATTACCCGCACACTCGATTCTGCGCACACACAGGCCCTTGTGTCCGAGCGCACCAAAACGTTGCGCGCGTCGGTGCAGGAAGTGTTGCTTAGTGCGGTTGTACGGACATTGCTTGACTGGACTGAGGGCGAGACTATCGCCATCGATCTTGAGGGGCACGGGCGTGAGTCACTGACCGACAGCGTGGACATCTCACAGACCATCGGTTGGTACACAACCGTGTTTCCGGTTGTTTTTGCGCTGACCGATACGACGTGGCACGGTGCGCTTAAAGACGTCAAAGAGCGTCTGCGCATTGTCCCCGACAACGGATTGAGTCACGGCGTGCTCGCCTATTTGAGCGACGACACACCGACTCGCACGGCGTTGCGCGCCGCGCCCCGGTCAACGGTGCTGTTCAATTATCTGGGTCGTGAAGAATCGGGAGACGGACGCGTGCTGAGTCTCGACGACGCGCGCTTTGGACAAACACGGCGTGCTGATCTGACCCGCGCGTATCAGCTGGAACTCAATGCCTTTGTTCGCGAAGGCCAATTGCATATCGATTGGGCGTATGGTCCAGACCAGTTTGAGACGAGCGTGATTGACGGATTGGCGGATCGCTGTATGCAGGGACTTGACGCGCTGTTGTCTGGGGACAGCGCCGAATCAGCGACGGTGTCGACGACCGATTTTCCGATGGCTGGTCTTGATCAGTCTGCGCTGGATACTCTATCGTCACAGCTTGATGAGCTCGATGATTTAGATGATGACTAA
- a CDS encoding class I SAM-dependent methyltransferase: protein MTKRIKRLREVDVTLQIKDEAFIRPPTEQQRHWLLNSAMTEFMYDLQRLDELAREFVPGAGHLRTEDRTQAVLSDQEIMEDWQLPLMQEMAKAVTRSHGHVLEIGFGRGVSSAMIQDEGVRSHTIIECNDSIVARFEQWRKDYSASEFHLVHGLWQDTLPALGEFDGIFFHTYPLNEEDLLQQIGQSVTFADHFFPHAAAHLKPGGVFTYLSNEMDSLSRTHQRLLFSHFRHVDLQVVRNLNLPDNVRDAWWSDSMVVVAATK, encoded by the coding sequence ATGACCAAACGCATTAAACGTCTGCGAGAGGTGGACGTCACGCTTCAAATTAAAGACGAAGCGTTCATCCGCCCCCCTACGGAGCAGCAAAGACACTGGCTGCTTAACAGCGCTATGACCGAGTTTATGTATGACCTGCAACGGTTGGACGAACTGGCTCGGGAGTTTGTGCCGGGTGCCGGCCATTTACGCACGGAAGATCGAACTCAAGCGGTATTGTCCGATCAGGAAATCATGGAGGACTGGCAGTTGCCGCTCATGCAGGAGATGGCCAAAGCGGTTACTCGCAGTCATGGCCATGTGCTTGAAATCGGATTTGGGCGAGGTGTGTCATCGGCGATGATTCAGGATGAAGGCGTTCGCTCGCACACGATAATCGAGTGTAACGACTCCATTGTTGCGCGCTTTGAGCAGTGGCGGAAAGACTATTCAGCCAGCGAATTTCATCTTGTGCACGGCCTTTGGCAAGACACGCTGCCCGCCCTTGGGGAATTTGATGGGATTTTCTTTCACACTTATCCACTCAACGAAGAGGACTTGCTGCAGCAAATCGGTCAAAGCGTGACGTTTGCCGATCATTTTTTTCCCCACGCCGCCGCGCATCTCAAACCGGGCGGTGTGTTCACGTATCTATCCAACGAAATGGACTCTTTGAGCCGCACCCATCAGCGCTTGCTGTTCTCGCATTTTCGTCATGTCGACCTGCAGGTTGTGCGTAATCTCAATCTGCCCGACAACGTGCGCGACGCGTGGTGGTCCGATTCGATGGTCGTTGTCGCCGCCACAAAATGA
- a CDS encoding amino acid adenylation domain-containing protein yields MGTPRMTPRNIEAIFRLTPLQEGLLYHTLDTARPGAYFDQFGAQLEGDINIDALREAWNGAVEEHAILRTFFTWEKRDHPLQVVRNQVELPFDIDDARSLSAATQQTTIAAYTKRDREAGFVLDQAPLMRLKFWRLADNRYYMLLSFSHLILDGWSMRLVLANVQARYTARVQGQNFIATDAPTFEQFVNWQRQQNTTRATAFWRDYLAGFSMPSSPRLKQDGTAIDLPAQQTAYELSSEKVERLQSFARRSRVTLNTLFVAAWALVLERYTDRQDVVFGTTSAGRPPELAGIDRTAGLFISTVPTRVRLSGRVDALLDTIQREQVAQREHDHVGLSAIQKASDVPAGLPLFETLLVFENFPSFDAGDQRLTFDEQLFEEYSHYPLALLIVPGPTMSLIAVHDQSVFSAQAITDMLAAVDAALAELIGAEQVRDIDVLRDAGTDLSQALGASTDVPAHTVLEEIRQHVAHTPERTAIAVGEETVSYAKMWRLAEEVAVDITQNHPGACACVIVCERNHWAIVAQLAALMAGKVYVTLDAKDPLSRIEFVMADLSAGREALSGDAGPLLLTTSTRDAANDDVERLYVDRSTSPAPAAISTSLPRDTAYVIYTSGSTGQPKGVRVSHGNLVNSTLARGHYYSAAPEAFALLSSLATDSSIAGIYWTLCTGGKLVLPADRAELDVTSLIRVFTTEAVTHTLCVPSLYALMLDELEQTACRSLRAVIVAGEACPQPLVKRHAALLPGVALHNEYGPSESCVWVTAAQLRAENAVSIGKPIVNTVALVVDRHDRLVPRGVPGELVVGGANVALGYLNRVNDTDSRFVHRESPLAGRYYRTGDRVAMRLDGDIVFLGRTDHQLKVRGFRVEPGEVEAALCELVDIDAAVVVIEESDVGGALAELVESVNDTHADFVAHALAEIEQLEDDEVASALHQLMQKDFE; encoded by the coding sequence ATGGGTACGCCACGTATGACGCCGCGCAATATCGAAGCCATCTTCCGACTAACGCCACTTCAAGAGGGTCTGCTCTATCACACCCTCGATACGGCCCGGCCCGGCGCTTACTTTGACCAGTTTGGTGCTCAGTTGGAGGGCGACATCAATATCGATGCCCTCCGTGAGGCCTGGAACGGCGCCGTCGAAGAACATGCGATACTGCGTACCTTCTTTACCTGGGAAAAGCGCGACCATCCACTCCAAGTTGTGCGCAATCAAGTCGAGCTACCGTTTGACATTGACGACGCACGTTCATTAAGTGCGGCGACTCAACAGACAACGATTGCGGCCTACACCAAACGCGACCGCGAAGCGGGCTTTGTACTGGATCAGGCGCCCCTCATGCGCCTTAAATTTTGGCGATTGGCCGATAATCGCTACTACATGCTGCTGAGCTTTTCGCATCTCATCCTCGATGGTTGGTCGATGCGTCTCGTGCTGGCGAATGTGCAGGCACGCTACACCGCGCGGGTACAAGGACAGAATTTCATTGCCACGGACGCCCCGACCTTTGAGCAGTTCGTGAATTGGCAGCGACAGCAAAATACAACGCGCGCGACGGCATTTTGGCGCGACTATCTGGCTGGCTTTTCGATGCCTTCCTCGCCTCGCCTTAAGCAAGATGGGACGGCGATTGACCTGCCCGCTCAACAAACCGCGTATGAGCTGTCGAGTGAAAAAGTCGAGCGACTACAGAGTTTTGCGCGTCGTTCACGCGTTACTCTCAACACGCTGTTTGTGGCCGCGTGGGCGCTGGTGCTCGAACGGTACACCGATCGACAGGATGTGGTGTTCGGAACGACCTCGGCCGGGCGGCCGCCTGAACTCGCGGGGATCGACCGAACCGCTGGATTGTTTATCTCGACGGTGCCGACGCGTGTCCGATTATCGGGGCGCGTCGACGCGCTGCTCGATACCATCCAGCGCGAGCAAGTAGCCCAACGCGAACACGACCACGTTGGATTGAGCGCAATCCAAAAAGCCAGCGATGTGCCGGCGGGTCTGCCGCTGTTTGAAACGCTGCTGGTATTTGAGAACTTCCCCTCCTTTGACGCCGGCGATCAGCGGTTGACGTTTGACGAGCAACTGTTTGAGGAGTACTCGCATTACCCGCTCGCGCTTCTGATTGTGCCGGGTCCAACAATGTCTCTGATTGCGGTACACGATCAGTCGGTATTCAGTGCGCAGGCGATTACCGATATGTTGGCCGCCGTCGACGCGGCACTGGCCGAGCTGATTGGCGCCGAGCAGGTTCGTGACATCGATGTGTTGCGCGACGCAGGCACCGACTTGTCGCAAGCACTCGGTGCGTCCACCGATGTTCCTGCGCACACAGTGTTAGAAGAAATACGTCAACACGTCGCACACACGCCCGAACGGACGGCCATTGCTGTGGGTGAGGAAACGGTGTCCTATGCCAAGATGTGGCGTTTGGCCGAAGAGGTGGCGGTCGACATTACGCAAAACCATCCCGGCGCCTGTGCCTGCGTGATTGTGTGTGAGCGAAATCACTGGGCGATCGTCGCACAGCTTGCGGCCCTGATGGCGGGCAAAGTGTACGTAACGCTCGATGCAAAGGACCCGTTGAGCCGCATTGAATTCGTGATGGCTGACTTATCGGCTGGCCGTGAGGCGCTGTCCGGTGATGCCGGACCCTTGCTGCTCACGACCTCAACGCGTGATGCGGCGAATGACGACGTCGAACGACTGTATGTTGATCGTTCGACATCGCCCGCTCCAGCCGCGATCTCTACCTCGTTGCCACGCGATACGGCCTACGTGATTTATACGTCAGGCTCGACAGGTCAACCCAAAGGGGTTCGCGTGTCGCACGGCAATCTCGTGAACTCCACACTGGCTCGTGGGCACTACTATAGCGCCGCACCCGAGGCATTTGCGTTGTTGTCGTCGCTGGCCACCGACAGCTCGATTGCAGGCATTTACTGGACACTCTGCACAGGTGGCAAGCTCGTGTTGCCAGCGGACCGAGCCGAGCTCGATGTGACCTCACTCATCCGCGTGTTTACCACCGAGGCGGTCACCCATACATTGTGCGTGCCGAGTCTCTATGCCCTGATGCTCGATGAGCTTGAACAAACAGCGTGTCGCTCACTTCGCGCGGTGATCGTTGCGGGCGAGGCCTGTCCGCAACCGCTGGTTAAGCGGCACGCCGCGCTGTTGCCGGGTGTGGCTCTGCATAACGAATACGGTCCGAGTGAAAGCTGCGTCTGGGTTACCGCCGCGCAGTTGCGCGCGGAAAACGCTGTGTCCATCGGTAAGCCGATTGTCAATACGGTGGCACTCGTGGTGGATCGTCACGATCGACTCGTGCCGCGAGGCGTGCCGGGAGAGCTGGTTGTGGGCGGGGCAAACGTTGCATTGGGCTATTTGAATCGTGTTAACGACACCGATTCTCGATTCGTTCATCGCGAGTCACCGCTGGCGGGGCGGTACTACCGCACGGGCGATCGCGTTGCGATGCGACTCGATGGTGACATCGTGTTTTTGGGACGAACCGATCACCAGCTGAAAGTGAGAGGGTTTCGCGTTGAACCCGGTGAGGTAGAGGCTGCACTGTGTGAACTTGTCGATATCGACGCGGCCGTCGTTGTTATTGAAGAGAGCGATGTGGGCGGCGCCCTGGCTGAACTGGTGGAGAGCGTGAACGACACCCACGCTGATTTTGTCGCACACGCTCTGGCCGAGATTGAGCAGCTTGAGGACGACGAAGTGGCGTCCGCACTCCATCAACTTATGCAGAAGGATTTTGAATGA